A single window of Streptomyces sudanensis DNA harbors:
- a CDS encoding acylneuraminate cytidylyltransferase, with the protein MSDPRTVLAVIPARGGSKGVPRKNLASVGGVPLVARAVRACLGARRVTHVAVSTDDPDVAAVAAGAGAEVVHRPAGIAGDTATSEAAVLHALDAHASRHGRPADVVLLVQCTSPFLTSEDVDGVTAEVLDNGADTALTAAPSHGFLWRHGAPADPAAPAARDAVGVNHDKAHRPRRQDRSPEYLETGAAYAMDAAGFRARGHRFFGRTALVPTDPARVLEIDDPHDLARARALAPLLDPADLPTRADVDAVVLDFDGTQTDDRVLVDSEGRELVAVHRGDGLGVAALRRAGLHLLILSTEKNPVVAARARKLHVPVLHGIDRKDAALKHWCEEYGVDPQRVLYAGNDVNDLPCLGLVGWPVAVADAHAAVRAAARAVTTARGGAGAVREIAAWLLGPELSTTVHAPSRSTQGKRS; encoded by the coding sequence GTGAGCGACCCCCGCACCGTCCTGGCGGTGATCCCGGCCCGCGGCGGCTCCAAGGGCGTCCCCCGCAAGAACCTCGCCTCGGTCGGCGGCGTCCCCCTGGTCGCCCGCGCCGTCCGCGCCTGCCTGGGCGCCCGCCGCGTCACCCACGTGGCGGTGTCGACGGACGACCCGGACGTCGCGGCGGTCGCGGCGGGCGCCGGCGCCGAGGTGGTCCACCGCCCGGCCGGGATCGCCGGCGACACGGCCACCAGCGAGGCGGCGGTCCTGCACGCCCTGGACGCCCACGCCTCCCGGCACGGCCGCCCCGCCGACGTGGTCCTCCTCGTCCAGTGCACCAGCCCGTTCCTCACCTCCGAGGACGTCGACGGCGTCACCGCGGAGGTCCTCGACAACGGCGCCGACACGGCCCTCACGGCCGCTCCCTCGCACGGCTTCCTCTGGCGGCACGGCGCCCCGGCGGACCCCGCCGCGCCCGCCGCCCGCGACGCCGTGGGGGTCAACCACGACAAGGCGCACCGCCCCCGCCGCCAGGACCGGAGCCCCGAGTACCTGGAGACGGGCGCCGCGTACGCCATGGACGCCGCCGGGTTCCGCGCCCGCGGGCACCGCTTCTTCGGCCGCACCGCCCTCGTCCCGACCGACCCCGCGCGGGTCCTGGAGATCGACGACCCGCACGACCTGGCCCGCGCCCGCGCGCTGGCGCCGCTCCTCGACCCGGCGGACCTCCCGACCCGCGCCGACGTGGACGCGGTCGTCCTCGACTTCGACGGCACCCAGACCGACGACCGGGTCCTCGTCGACTCCGAAGGCCGCGAACTGGTCGCCGTCCACCGCGGCGACGGCCTCGGCGTCGCCGCGCTCCGCCGCGCCGGGCTGCACCTGCTGATCCTCTCCACCGAGAAGAACCCGGTCGTCGCGGCCCGCGCCCGCAAGCTCCACGTCCCCGTCCTGCACGGCATCGACCGCAAGGACGCCGCCCTGAAGCACTGGTGCGAGGAGTACGGCGTCGACCCCCAGCGGGTCCTCTACGCCGGCAACGACGTCAACGACCTGCCCTGCCTCGGCCTCGTCGGCTGGCCGGTCGCCGTCGCCGACGCCCACGCCGCCGTGCGCGCGGCCGCCCGCGCCGTCACCACCGCGCGGGGCGGCGCGGGCGCCGTCCGCGAGATCGCCGCCTGGCTCCTCGGCCCCGAACTGAGCACCACCGTCCACGCCCCGTCCCGCTCCACCCAAGGAAAGCGATCATGA
- a CDS encoding BMP family lipoprotein gives MRRITRIATAGVASAALALGVTACGGEKKSDTAGDAKGGKAAIAYDIGGRGDQSFNDAAYAGLEKAEKDFGISGTEAEPGEGEGDPDKVQRLTSLARAGNNPVIGVGFAYAPAIAEVAPKFPDTTFGLIDDTSKTGKNIANLVFNEEQGSYLAGVAAAKVTKSNTVGFIGGVETLLIKKFEAGFVQGVKDTNKNVNVKVQYLTQPPDTGGFSKPDLGKAAAQGQIDAGADVIYAAAGLAGTGSIEAAAKAKKWAIGVDSDQYNQPGLAAYKDRILTSVTKDVSGSVYNLIKSVKDGKPQSGEVRYGLDENGVGLSTSNPAFAKMTEVVAAVDKAKADIASGKVKVATAP, from the coding sequence TTGCGCCGGATCACCAGGATCGCCACCGCGGGCGTCGCGTCCGCGGCGCTCGCGCTCGGCGTGACCGCCTGTGGCGGTGAGAAGAAGTCGGACACCGCCGGCGACGCGAAGGGCGGCAAGGCCGCCATCGCGTACGACATCGGCGGCCGCGGCGACCAGTCGTTCAACGACGCGGCGTACGCCGGTCTGGAGAAGGCCGAGAAGGACTTCGGCATCTCCGGTACGGAGGCCGAGCCCGGCGAGGGCGAGGGCGACCCGGACAAGGTCCAGCGCCTCACCTCGCTCGCCCGCGCCGGCAACAACCCGGTCATCGGCGTCGGCTTCGCGTACGCCCCGGCCATCGCCGAGGTCGCGCCGAAGTTCCCGGACACCACGTTCGGCCTGATCGACGACACGTCGAAGACCGGCAAGAACATCGCCAACCTGGTCTTCAACGAGGAGCAGGGCTCCTACCTGGCCGGCGTCGCCGCCGCCAAGGTGACCAAGTCGAACACCGTCGGCTTCATCGGGGGCGTCGAGACCCTGCTCATCAAGAAGTTCGAGGCGGGCTTCGTCCAGGGCGTCAAGGACACCAACAAGAACGTCAACGTCAAGGTCCAGTACCTGACGCAGCCGCCGGACACGGGCGGCTTCTCCAAGCCCGACCTGGGCAAGGCCGCCGCGCAGGGCCAGATCGACGCGGGCGCCGACGTGATCTACGCCGCCGCCGGCCTCGCCGGCACCGGCTCCATCGAGGCCGCCGCCAAGGCGAAGAAGTGGGCCATCGGCGTCGACTCGGACCAGTACAACCAGCCTGGTCTCGCCGCGTACAAGGACCGCATCCTCACCTCGGTGACCAAGGACGTCTCGGGCTCCGTCTACAACCTGATCAAGTCCGTCAAGGACGGCAAGCCGCAGAGCGGCGAGGTCCGCTACGGCCTCGACGAGAACGGCGTGGGCCTGTCCACCTCCAACCCGGCCTTCGCCAAGATGACCGAGGTCGTCGCCGCGGTCGACAAGGCCAAGGCGGACATCGCGTCCGGCAAGGTCAAGGTGGCCACCGCCCCGTAA
- a CDS encoding MerR family transcriptional regulator: MFTIGDFARHGRVSVRMLRHYDAVGLLRPARVDPRSGYRFYEAGQLARLNRVIALKDLGFTLDQVRSIVDEEVGADELRGMLRLRRAELETAVAEATVRLGRVAARLRAIESEGRMPTQDVVVKSLPAVRLAELSGTAAGFEPAEIGPVVSSLYEELCARLAAAGVTDLGPGLTYYEDAPSGDGAILAHAGVIVPPGTAVPGVDLVDLPPVARAATVIHRGPMDQVLPTVQTLTAWTAAHGHRSSGHTRELYLECPQDPAGWVTELQEPLAD; the protein is encoded by the coding sequence ATGTTCACCATCGGAGACTTCGCCCGGCACGGCCGCGTGTCCGTCCGGATGCTGCGCCACTACGACGCCGTCGGGCTGCTGCGGCCCGCCCGCGTCGACCCCCGCAGCGGCTACCGGTTCTACGAGGCGGGCCAGCTGGCCCGGCTCAACCGGGTCATCGCGCTGAAGGACCTCGGCTTCACGCTCGACCAGGTGCGGTCGATCGTGGACGAGGAGGTCGGCGCGGACGAGCTGCGCGGGATGCTGCGGCTGCGGCGGGCCGAGCTGGAGACGGCGGTGGCCGAGGCCACCGTCCGGCTCGGCCGGGTCGCGGCGAGGCTCCGGGCCATCGAGAGCGAGGGTCGCATGCCCACCCAGGACGTCGTCGTCAAGAGCCTCCCGGCCGTCCGGCTGGCCGAGCTGAGCGGGACCGCCGCCGGCTTCGAGCCCGCCGAGATCGGCCCCGTCGTCTCCTCCCTGTACGAGGAGCTGTGCGCCCGCCTGGCCGCCGCCGGGGTCACCGACCTCGGCCCCGGCCTCACGTACTACGAGGACGCCCCGTCGGGCGACGGCGCGATCCTCGCCCACGCCGGGGTGATCGTCCCGCCGGGCACGGCGGTCCCGGGCGTGGACCTCGTCGACCTGCCGCCCGTCGCCCGTGCCGCGACCGTCATCCACCGCGGCCCCATGGACCAGGTGCTCCCCACCGTCCAGACGCTCACCGCCTGGACCGCCGCCCACGGCCACCGCTCGTCGGGCCACACCCGGGAGCTGTACCTGGAGTGCCCGCAGGACCCGGCCGGATGGGTCACCGAACTCCAGGAGCCCCTGGCGGACTAG
- a CDS encoding ABC transporter ATP-binding protein, whose protein sequence is MNASSPPAVELRGITKRFPGVVANHDVDITVRKGTVHALVGENGAGKSTLMKILYGMQKPDEGTIAVDGGQVSFAGPADAIAAGIGMVHQHFMLADNLTVLENVVLGAEKLHGIGSRARGRIREISDAYGLNVRPDALVEHLGVADRQRVEILKVLYRGARTLILDEPTAVLVPQEVDALFGNLRELKAEGLTVIFISHKLGEVLSVADDITVIRRGTTVGSADPRTTTPRQLAELMVGSELPSPETRESTVTDVPMLRVEDLRLAQTDPDGVVREVLGGIGFTIHKGEVLGIAGVEGNGQTELIETLIGMRVPDGGVITLDGRDVSRTSTRGRRESGIGYIPEDRHRHGLLLESPLWENRILGHVTEAPNSRHGILDPKAARRDTERIVREYDVRTPGVEVTAASLSGGNQQKLIVGREMSHRPKLLIAAHPTRGVDVGAQAQIWDQIRQARREGLAVLLISADLDELIGLSDTLRVMYRGRLVADADPATITPEELGSAMTGAAAGHLEHNHDTDGESR, encoded by the coding sequence ATCAACGCGTCCAGCCCCCCCGCCGTGGAACTGCGCGGCATCACCAAGCGCTTCCCCGGCGTCGTCGCCAACCACGACGTCGACATCACCGTCCGCAAGGGCACGGTCCACGCCCTGGTCGGTGAGAACGGCGCCGGCAAGTCGACCCTGATGAAGATCCTCTACGGCATGCAGAAGCCGGACGAGGGCACCATCGCGGTCGACGGCGGCCAGGTCTCCTTCGCCGGCCCCGCCGACGCCATCGCGGCCGGCATCGGCATGGTCCACCAGCACTTCATGCTGGCGGACAACCTCACGGTGCTGGAGAACGTCGTCCTCGGCGCCGAGAAACTGCACGGCATCGGCTCCCGCGCCCGCGGCAGGATCCGGGAGATCTCCGACGCGTACGGGCTGAACGTCCGGCCCGACGCGCTCGTCGAGCACCTCGGCGTCGCCGACCGGCAGCGCGTGGAGATCCTCAAGGTCCTCTACCGCGGCGCCCGCACGCTCATCCTCGACGAGCCCACCGCGGTCCTGGTCCCGCAGGAGGTGGACGCCCTCTTCGGGAACCTGCGCGAGCTGAAGGCGGAGGGCCTCACCGTCATCTTCATCTCCCACAAGCTGGGCGAGGTGCTGTCCGTCGCCGACGACATCACCGTCATCCGGCGCGGCACGACCGTGGGCTCCGCCGACCCGCGGACCACCACGCCCCGGCAGCTCGCCGAGCTGATGGTCGGCAGCGAACTGCCCTCGCCCGAGACCCGCGAGTCGACGGTCACGGACGTGCCGATGCTCCGCGTCGAGGACCTGCGCCTCGCGCAGACCGACCCCGACGGCGTCGTCCGCGAGGTCCTCGGCGGCATCGGCTTCACCATCCACAAGGGCGAGGTCCTGGGCATCGCCGGAGTGGAGGGCAACGGCCAGACCGAGCTCATCGAGACCCTGATCGGCATGCGCGTCCCGGACGGCGGCGTCATCACGCTCGACGGCCGGGACGTCTCCCGCACCTCCACGCGCGGGCGCCGCGAGAGCGGCATCGGCTACATCCCCGAGGACCGCCACCGCCACGGGCTGCTGCTGGAGTCCCCGCTGTGGGAGAACCGCATCCTCGGCCACGTCACCGAGGCCCCCAACAGCAGGCACGGGATCCTCGACCCGAAGGCGGCCCGCCGGGACACCGAGCGGATCGTGCGCGAGTACGACGTCCGCACCCCCGGCGTCGAGGTCACCGCGGCGTCCCTCTCCGGCGGCAACCAGCAGAAGCTGATCGTCGGCCGCGAGATGAGCCACCGCCCGAAGCTCCTGATCGCCGCCCACCCCACCCGCGGCGTGGACGTCGGCGCGCAGGCGCAGATCTGGGACCAGATCCGCCAGGCCCGCCGCGAGGGCCTCGCGGTGCTGCTGATCTCCGCCGACCTGGACGAGCTGATCGGGCTCTCCGACACCCTGCGGGTGATGTACCGCGGCCGCCTGGTCGCGGACGCGGACCCCGCCACGATCACCCCCGAGGAGCTGGGTTCGGCCATGACGGGCGCCGCCGCCGGCCACCTTGAGCACAACCACGACACGGACGGTGAGAGCCGATGA
- a CDS encoding polysialyltransferase family glycosyltransferase — MTVQLLYASGLYGAATLAAALDAGLLPEAERRVLLVANNASVPETVRPLDRMPGFEHLRGRFDSVRSWNEAIAPLHPAGWMPRSHEVPLWERYLRLLWGLGDERVELVVESIQVAPALALARLFPDAPLDVYADGLMSYGPTRVRLDPLVGERVRRVFHPELVPGLRPLLLAEFGAEPVVVPEGAFTKVLDELAGPEEPLDVPARGGALLLGQYLAALDVLSPDEEEALHLRMVRGTVALGHDRLVFKPHPVAPASWSRTLEREAEALGAELTVLEEPVLAEVVFRRMRPDLVVGCFSTALFTAARFHGIPVARTGTGMLLERLTPYENSNRVPVTLADVLLPDLDAGGAGAPRPADAEVTELVAAVGYAMQPRVRPDLRPAAERHLSAADPARVARYFRRRRLTALGLPGGLPASGSRAARRLAGKVLRRSRRLRALRRRLAS, encoded by the coding sequence GTGACGGTCCAGCTTCTGTACGCCTCCGGTCTGTACGGCGCGGCGACGCTCGCCGCGGCCCTGGACGCCGGTCTCCTGCCGGAGGCCGAACGACGGGTGCTGCTGGTGGCGAACAACGCGTCGGTGCCCGAGACGGTGCGGCCGCTCGACCGCATGCCGGGCTTCGAGCACCTGCGCGGCCGCTTCGACTCCGTGCGGTCGTGGAACGAGGCGATCGCGCCGCTCCACCCGGCGGGCTGGATGCCCCGCTCCCACGAGGTCCCGCTGTGGGAGCGGTACCTGCGGCTGCTGTGGGGGCTGGGCGACGAGCGGGTCGAGCTGGTGGTGGAGTCGATCCAGGTGGCGCCCGCGCTGGCGCTGGCGCGGCTGTTCCCGGACGCGCCACTCGACGTGTACGCGGACGGGCTGATGAGCTACGGGCCGACCCGGGTGCGGCTCGACCCGCTGGTCGGGGAGCGGGTGCGGCGGGTGTTCCACCCGGAGCTGGTGCCGGGTCTGCGGCCGCTGCTGCTGGCGGAGTTCGGGGCCGAGCCGGTGGTGGTGCCGGAGGGCGCGTTCACCAAGGTGCTGGACGAGCTGGCCGGACCGGAGGAGCCCCTGGACGTCCCGGCCCGGGGCGGTGCGCTGCTGCTGGGCCAGTACCTGGCCGCGCTGGACGTCCTCTCCCCCGACGAGGAGGAGGCGCTGCACCTGCGGATGGTGCGGGGCACCGTCGCCCTCGGGCACGACCGGCTGGTGTTCAAACCGCACCCGGTGGCCCCGGCGTCCTGGTCGCGGACGCTGGAGCGGGAGGCGGAGGCACTGGGCGCGGAGCTGACGGTGCTGGAGGAGCCGGTGCTGGCGGAGGTGGTGTTCCGGCGGATGCGGCCCGACCTGGTGGTGGGCTGCTTCTCGACGGCGCTGTTCACCGCGGCCCGCTTCCACGGCATCCCGGTGGCGCGGACCGGCACCGGGATGCTGCTGGAGCGGCTCACCCCGTACGAGAACAGCAACCGGGTGCCGGTGACCCTCGCCGACGTGCTCCTGCCGGACCTGGACGCGGGCGGGGCCGGGGCGCCGCGCCCGGCGGACGCGGAGGTGACCGAGCTGGTGGCGGCGGTGGGGTACGCGATGCAGCCCCGGGTCCGCCCGGACCTGCGCCCGGCGGCCGAACGCCACCTGTCGGCCGCCGACCCGGCCCGGGTGGCGCGGTACTTCCGCCGCCGCCGGCTCACCGCGCTGGGCCTCCCGGGCGGCCTGCCGGCCTCCGGCAGCCGCGCCGCCCGCCGCCTCGCCGGAAAGGTCCTGCGCCGCTCCCGGCGCCTGCGCGCCCTGCGCCGCCGCCTGGCGTCCTGA
- a CDS encoding amidohydrolase, whose protein sequence is MSREPEADAPVEAPLLGMLPESLRTELIAFRRDLHMHPELGNQEFRTTAAIKARLEAAGLHPRVLPGGTGLVCDVGTWDGHRPMLALRADIDALPIPDTKVDCAYRSTVPDRAHACGHDVHTTTVLGAGIVLADLHRQGVLQRPVRLLFQPAEEVLPGGALGAIEAGVLDGVGRIIAVHCDPRVDAGKIGLRVGPITSACDRLEIALDGPGGHTARPHLTTDLVTAVARVAADVPALLARRIDARSGLVLTWGRIEAGHAPNVIPQHAELGGTVRCLDIEAWRGAPDQIHAAVDEVAALHGAKSQITYVRGVPPVVNDPVVAELLRESMERRRGPYTVEDTEQSLGGEDFSWYLEHVPGAMARLGVRRPGDPTHLDLHRGNFDVDEAAIKVGVELFTAAALIDAGA, encoded by the coding sequence ATGTCCCGCGAGCCCGAAGCCGACGCCCCCGTCGAAGCGCCTCTCCTCGGCATGCTGCCGGAGTCACTCCGCACCGAGCTGATCGCCTTCCGCCGGGACCTCCACATGCACCCCGAGCTCGGCAACCAGGAGTTTCGCACCACAGCCGCCATCAAGGCCCGGCTGGAGGCCGCCGGTCTCCACCCCCGGGTCCTCCCCGGCGGCACGGGACTCGTCTGCGACGTCGGCACCTGGGACGGCCACCGCCCCATGCTCGCCCTGCGCGCGGACATCGACGCCCTGCCGATCCCGGACACCAAGGTCGACTGCGCCTACCGCTCCACCGTCCCGGACCGCGCCCACGCCTGCGGCCACGACGTTCACACCACCACGGTCCTCGGCGCCGGGATCGTCCTCGCCGACCTGCACCGCCAGGGCGTGCTCCAGCGCCCCGTGCGCCTCCTGTTCCAGCCCGCCGAGGAAGTCCTCCCCGGCGGCGCCCTCGGGGCGATCGAGGCGGGCGTCCTGGACGGCGTCGGCCGGATCATCGCCGTCCACTGCGACCCGCGCGTCGACGCCGGCAAGATCGGCCTGCGCGTCGGCCCCATCACCTCCGCGTGCGACCGCCTGGAGATCGCCCTCGACGGCCCCGGCGGCCACACGGCCCGCCCGCACCTGACCACCGACCTGGTCACCGCCGTCGCGCGGGTCGCCGCGGACGTCCCGGCCCTCCTGGCCCGCCGCATCGACGCCCGCTCCGGCCTGGTCCTCACCTGGGGCCGCATCGAGGCCGGCCACGCGCCGAACGTCATCCCCCAGCACGCCGAGCTGGGCGGCACGGTCCGCTGCCTGGACATCGAGGCGTGGCGCGGCGCGCCGGACCAGATCCACGCGGCGGTCGACGAGGTCGCCGCCCTGCACGGCGCGAAGTCCCAGATCACCTACGTCCGGGGCGTCCCGCCGGTCGTCAACGACCCGGTCGTCGCGGAGCTCCTGCGCGAGTCCATGGAGCGCCGCCGCGGCCCGTACACGGTGGAGGACACCGAGCAGTCCCTGGGCGGCGAGGACTTCTCCTGGTACCTGGAGCACGTCCCCGGGGCCATGGCGCGCCTGGGCGTCCGCCGCCCCGGCGACCCGACCCACCTCGACCTCCACCGGGGCAACTTCGACGTGGACGAAGCCGCGATCAAGGTGGGCGTGGAGCTCTTCACCGCCGCCGCCCTGATCGACGCGGGCGCCTGA
- a CDS encoding N-acetylneuraminate synthase family protein yields the protein MNDQQQLTRTLGDRPVGPGHPVYVTGEIGINHNGDLDKALALVDAAADAGCDAVKFQKRTPEICTPRDQWDIERDTPWGRMTYIDYRHRVEFGEAEYRAIDEHCRARGIAWFASPWDTEAVAFLEEFDVPAHKIASASLTDDELLRAVRATGRTVILSTGMSTPQQIRHAVEVLGSANILLCHATSTYPAKAEELNLRVIETLRRDYPNIPIGYSGHETGLQTTLAAVALGAVFVERHITLDRAMWGSDQAASVEPQGLTRLVRDIRTIETALGDGVKRVYESELAPMKKLRRVPAPA from the coding sequence ATGAACGACCAGCAGCAGCTCACGCGCACCCTCGGCGACCGCCCCGTCGGTCCCGGCCACCCCGTCTACGTCACCGGCGAGATCGGCATCAACCACAACGGCGACCTCGACAAGGCCCTCGCCCTCGTCGACGCCGCCGCCGACGCGGGCTGCGACGCCGTGAAGTTCCAGAAGCGCACCCCCGAGATCTGCACCCCCCGCGACCAGTGGGACATCGAGCGCGACACCCCCTGGGGCCGGATGACGTACATCGACTACCGGCACCGCGTCGAGTTCGGCGAGGCCGAGTACCGCGCCATCGACGAGCACTGCCGGGCCCGCGGCATCGCCTGGTTCGCCTCCCCGTGGGACACCGAGGCCGTCGCCTTCCTGGAGGAGTTCGACGTCCCCGCCCACAAGATCGCCTCGGCCTCCCTCACCGACGACGAGCTGCTGCGCGCCGTCCGCGCCACCGGCCGCACCGTCATCCTCTCCACCGGCATGTCGACGCCGCAGCAGATCCGGCACGCCGTCGAGGTCCTCGGCTCCGCCAACATCCTCCTCTGCCACGCCACCTCCACCTACCCGGCCAAGGCCGAGGAGCTGAACCTCCGCGTCATCGAGACCCTGCGCCGCGACTACCCCAACATCCCCATCGGCTACAGCGGCCACGAGACCGGCCTGCAGACCACCCTCGCCGCCGTCGCCCTCGGCGCGGTCTTCGTCGAGCGGCACATCACCCTCGACCGCGCCATGTGGGGCTCCGACCAGGCGGCGTCCGTCGAGCCGCAGGGCCTCACCCGCCTCGTGCGCGACATCCGCACCATCGAGACCGCCCTCGGCGACGGGGTGAAGCGCGTGTACGAGTCGGAGCTGGCGCCCATGAAGAAGCTCCGCAGGGTCCCGGCCCCGGCATGA
- a CDS encoding DUF6716 putative glycosyltransferase, whose translation MPFPIPRIAVLADSDTRWKWGALTARRIAPPPPPGATDPDVTGYVLRGRATPTARQLAEAGLGTPREVTGAEFLRAVRDEVYDVVVLALVGGSVQALLHGLAGAGPGRRPVVVTGYVGVVYEKLADGLLLRHGADVVLANSPYDARRFRAVYEGVGADPSAVVEAALPFLGGAPHRPVPGRHTVVFAAQPSVPASRADRLYLLRRLAGHARLHPGREVLLKLRSKPGEHTTHIEELPYQKLARTLPLPPNLRLVYGHMGDVLDRTDLLVTVSSTAALESLHRGVPTAVLTDLGVREALGNHYFVGSGLLTSWDRLDAGDEPVPDPAWLADQGAAPAGDAGRDVDAAFAEARRRVADLLARDTLPPIAPYYTAASAPGYLPGILARHRLDTGAPAAAERGVRRVLRDAARGAARGAYRHGVQHVAPLIRRLGEL comes from the coding sequence GTGCCATTCCCCATCCCCCGGATCGCGGTTCTCGCGGATTCCGACACCCGCTGGAAATGGGGCGCGCTCACCGCGCGCCGCATCGCCCCGCCGCCCCCGCCCGGCGCCACCGACCCGGACGTCACCGGGTACGTGCTGCGCGGTCGCGCCACCCCGACGGCCCGGCAGCTCGCCGAGGCCGGCCTGGGCACGCCCCGGGAGGTGACGGGTGCGGAGTTCCTGCGGGCCGTCCGGGACGAGGTGTACGACGTGGTCGTCCTCGCCCTCGTCGGCGGTTCGGTGCAGGCGCTCCTGCACGGGCTGGCCGGGGCGGGGCCCGGCCGCCGCCCCGTCGTCGTCACCGGCTACGTCGGCGTCGTCTACGAGAAGCTCGCCGACGGGCTGCTGCTGCGGCACGGTGCCGACGTCGTCCTGGCGAACTCCCCCTACGACGCCCGGCGGTTCCGCGCCGTCTACGAGGGGGTCGGCGCCGATCCGTCCGCGGTCGTCGAGGCGGCGCTGCCGTTCCTCGGCGGGGCGCCCCACCGGCCCGTGCCGGGGCGGCACACCGTCGTGTTCGCCGCGCAGCCGTCCGTGCCCGCCTCGCGCGCCGACCGCCTGTACCTGCTGCGCCGGCTGGCCGGCCACGCCCGGCTCCACCCGGGCCGCGAGGTGCTGCTGAAGCTCCGCTCCAAGCCGGGCGAGCACACGACGCACATCGAGGAGCTGCCGTACCAGAAGCTCGCCCGGACCCTGCCGCTGCCGCCCAACCTGCGGCTGGTGTACGGGCACATGGGCGACGTCCTGGACCGCACGGACCTGCTGGTCACCGTCTCCTCGACGGCCGCCCTCGAATCCCTGCACCGGGGCGTGCCGACCGCCGTCCTCACCGACCTGGGCGTGCGCGAGGCACTCGGCAACCACTACTTCGTCGGCTCGGGGCTGCTCACCTCCTGGGACCGCCTCGACGCCGGGGACGAGCCGGTGCCCGACCCGGCGTGGCTCGCCGACCAGGGCGCGGCCCCCGCCGGGGACGCGGGGCGCGACGTCGACGCGGCCTTCGCCGAGGCCCGCCGGCGCGTGGCCGACCTGCTGGCACGGGACACCCTGCCGCCGATCGCCCCGTACTACACGGCCGCCTCCGCCCCCGGCTACCTCCCCGGCATCCTCGCCCGCCACCGCCTCGACACCGGCGCGCCGGCGGCCGCGGAGCGCGGGGTGCGCCGCGTCCTGCGCGACGCGGCGCGCGGGGCCGCGCGGGGCGCCTACCGGCACGGCGTCCAGCACGTCGCGCCCCTCATACGCCGGCTGGGGGAGCTGTGA
- a CDS encoding glycosyltransferase family 2 protein, translated as MVKLSVVVPFFNVQRYAPDVLRSLRANSRDDFEFLLVDDCSTDDTPEILRRAVREVPGAVLLRHERNGGLATARNTGLEAARGEYIAFLDGDDWLAPGHFARVLAAIERLGCDFVRVDHVRCTGRERSLQRVPVGRRGEVLRPRDAILPADRSTSVDYPYAWAGMYHRRLADRGLLRFTDGLRTAEDRPWIWRLHREADSFAVVGGTPGIFYRRGVASSLTQIGDIRQLDFIRAFDQVLEETGKDPEADLLMPKAVRTYCAIIAHHVGSAERFEPVVARKLRAWSAAALRRMPQDVLAEVLNGMDPGRAVVLRRLRRRPALVGGGVPA; from the coding sequence GTGGTGAAGCTCTCCGTCGTCGTGCCGTTCTTCAATGTGCAGAGGTACGCGCCCGACGTCCTCCGAAGCCTGCGCGCGAACTCCCGCGACGATTTCGAATTCCTGCTGGTCGACGACTGCTCCACGGACGACACGCCGGAAATCCTCCGCCGGGCCGTGCGGGAGGTCCCCGGCGCGGTGCTGCTGCGCCACGAGCGCAACGGCGGGCTGGCGACGGCCCGGAACACGGGCCTGGAGGCGGCGCGCGGCGAGTACATCGCCTTCCTGGACGGCGACGACTGGCTGGCGCCCGGCCACTTCGCCCGCGTGCTGGCGGCGATCGAGCGGCTGGGCTGCGACTTCGTGCGCGTCGACCACGTCCGCTGCACCGGCCGCGAGCGGTCCCTGCAGCGGGTCCCGGTGGGCCGGCGCGGCGAGGTGCTCCGTCCGCGCGACGCGATCCTGCCGGCCGACCGGTCCACGTCGGTCGACTACCCGTACGCCTGGGCGGGGATGTACCACCGGCGGCTCGCGGACCGCGGGCTGCTGCGCTTCACCGACGGGCTGCGCACCGCCGAGGACCGCCCGTGGATCTGGCGGCTGCACCGGGAGGCGGACTCCTTCGCGGTGGTGGGCGGGACGCCGGGGATCTTCTACCGGCGCGGGGTCGCCTCCTCGCTCACACAGATCGGCGACATTCGCCAACTGGACTTCATCCGCGCCTTCGACCAGGTGCTGGAGGAGACCGGAAAGGACCCGGAGGCGGACCTGCTGATGCCGAAAGCGGTGCGCACGTACTGCGCGATCATCGCCCACCACGTCGGTTCGGCGGAGCGGTTCGAACCGGTCGTCGCGCGGAAGCTGCGGGCGTGGAGCGCGGCGGCGCTGCGCCGCATGCCGCAGGACGTGCTGGCGGAGGTACTGAACGGGATGGACCCGGGGCGGGCGGTGGTGCTGCGGCGGCTGCGGCGGCGGCCCGCCCTGGTGGGCGGGGGGGTGCCGGCGTGA